The window ATATCACCTGCTTTAAGATGAACAGATTTTACAACTCCGGCCATAGGGGCTGTAATGGAAGATTCCATTTTCATTGCCTCGATTACAAACAATGCCGTGTTCTCTGTCACCTCATCTCCAGGTTTAACTTTTATAGAAGCAAGCTTTCCTTGTAAAGGAGCCCCTACTTCATTTTCATTCGATACTTTCTGATTCGTAACCTTATCTACTTTTGCAGAATTATCTTTGATTTTCACTCTTCGGGTTTGACCGTTTAATTCAAAGGAAACTGTTCTTAATCCTTCATCATTAGGTTCAGAAATATAAAGAAGCTTTATGATAATTGTTTTACCCTCAGAAATTTCAACCAAAATTTCCTCACCATTTTTCATTCCATAGAAAAAGGCTAAAGTTGGAATGTAGCCTACTTCACCAAATTTTTGCTGATGCTTATAAAACTCTTCGTATACCTTTGGATAAAGTAAATAAGCTATTAAATCAAGTTCATCATCATGCCCATCAAATTTCTTTTTGAATTCTTCTAATTCATGGTCAAAATCAACAGGAGTTAAATGTTTATTTGGTCTGTCCGTGAAAGGCTTTTCACCTTTTAAAATTATTTTACTTAAATCTTGAGGAAAACCTCCAGCTGGCTGTCCTAATTCTCCTCTAAATAAATCCACTACTGAATCTGGGAATGATAAAGTATGTCCTTTTTCGAAAATGTCATTAGGAGTTAAATTATTAGCGGTCATATATAAAGCCATATCCCCCACTACTTTAGAAGATGGCGTTACTTTAACCAAGTCTCCAAACATTTTATTTACCAGCGCATAATTATGTTTGATAGTCTCAAATTTATCCCCTAATCCTAATGCCTCAGCCTGTGGACGCAAGTTAGAATATTGACCACCTGGAATTTCATTATCATAAATTTCAGCAGTACCAGCTTTTAATCCTGACTCAAATGGATAATAATATTCGCGGACATACTCCCAATATGTAGAATAATCATTTAATGATTTTATATTGATCTTTTGTTCTCTTTCATGCCCTTGCATATAACTAGCAACAGAATTAAAGTTAGGCTGCGAGGTTAAACCCGACATGCTACCTAAAGCAACATCCACCACATCCACCCCTGCTTCAATGGCTTGTAAATAAGTAGCGGATTGAACAGAAGAAGTATCATGTGTATGTAAATGAATAGGTAAATTAATTTCTGATTTTAAAGCTGAAATCAGCTCTTTTGCTGCATAAGGTTTAAGTAATCCTGCCATATCTTTAATTGCAATGATATGAGCCCCTTCATTTTCCAATTGCTTAGCAAAATCAACATAATATTCTAAAGTGTATTTGTCCTGATTTGGATCCAAAATATCCCCTGTATAACACACCGATGCTTCGGCAATTGAATTGGTCCTATCGCGAACGGTTTTAATACTCACTTTCATAGCCTCAAGCCAGTTCAGAGAGTCAAAAATTCTGAATACGTCAATTCCAGTTTCAGCAGATTTTTCAATAAACTTCTCAATCAAATTATCAGGATAAGCTTTATACCCTACAGCATTAGAACCTCTTAGTAACATTTGTAGAAGAATATTAGGCATAGCTCTTCTGAACTTAGCTAATCTCTCCCATGGGTTCTCATGTAAAAACCGCATACAAACGTCAAAGGTAGCTCCTCCCCAAACCTCCATAGAGAATATCTCAGGATTATTTTTTGCGTAGCCTTCTGCAACTTTCATCATATCAATACCTCTCATTCGAGTGGCAAGCAATGACTGATGCGCATCTCTGAAAGTAGTATCCGTATAATGGATTGCCTTTTCCTTTTTAAGCCATTCTGAAAATTTTTCAGGGCCTAATTCTGTCAATAAATTTTTAGTGCCCTTTGGAAAAGTCCCGTACTTATCATAATCAGGGATCACGGGATGCCTAAATTTCTTATTTTCATCCTTAAATTTCACATCAGGATGACCATTTACACTTACATCTGCTATAAAGCGTAAGGTCTTGGTTCCTCTATCGAATTTCTGAGTGATTTTAAATAAATCAGGATTCTCATCAATAAATTTCACATTACACTCACCATTATAAAATGTTGGATGAGAAATTACGTTTTCAAGGAACCCAATATTGGTTTTCACACCTCTAATTCTGAATTCTCGTAAAGCACGGTGAAGTCTTTGAGCTGCACCTCTTAAAGTTCGGCCATGAGAAGACACTTTCACTAACATGGAATCAAAGAAAGGTGAAATATTTACACCCGCATAAGAACTTCCTTCGTCAATTCTTATTCCAAAACCACCCGCATTTCTATACGCTATAATAGTACCATAATCAGGTTTAAATCCATTTTCAGGGTCTTCAGTGGTAATTCTACATTGAATGGCATAGCCATTACAATGCACATCAGATTGATCTTTTATATATATTCTTGGATCTTTTAAAGCATGTCCCTTGGCAATCAAAATCTGAGAACGGACAATATCAACTCCAGTAATTTCTTCTGTAATGGTATGCTCAACTTGAATTCTAGGATTTACTTCAATAAAAAATATATTTTCATCCTTATCAACTAGGAATTCAACCGTACCAACATTATTGTAGTTTACTTCTCTAGTTATGGCTAATGCATATTCATAAAGTTTATCTTTAGTTTCCTGAGATAAGTTAGCTGATGGTGCTACCTCCACAACCTTTTGAAATCGCCTTTGAACTGAGCAGTCACGTTCAAATAAATGGACAATATTTCCATAATTATCTCCCATTATCTGCACTTCTATGTGCTTTGGATGGTCAATGTATTTTTCTAAGAAAATGGTGTCATCACCAAAGGCATTTCCTGCTTCACTTTTGGAGTCAGTAAAAGCAGTTTTTAATTGTGATTCATTTTGAACGACTCTCATCCCTCTTCCACCACCTCCGGCAGCAGCTTTCACCATGATAGGATAACCAATTCTATTGGCTTCTTTAACAGCAGTTTCAGTATCTATTAATTCAATCTTACTATCCTCAATAATTGGAACATTTGCTTTTATGGCAATGTCTTTTGCACGAACCTTATCTCCTAGGGCATTCATCACTTCAGGTTCAGGGCCAACAAAAATAATCCCCTCTTCTCTACATCTTCTTGCTAACTTTACATTCTCTGATAAAAAGCCATAACCTGGATGAATTGCATCCACTCCTTTATTTTTAGCCAGACTTATAATTTCTTCTATATCAAGATAAGGTTTTAAAGGATCATCATCTTTACCAATTTGATAAGCCTCATCAGCTTTATAACGATGCAACGAATATCGGTCCTCATAAGTGTAAACTGCTACAGTACGGATCCTGAGCTCTGATGCGGCTCTTAAAACACGTATAGCAATTTCTCCTCTATTAGCTACAAGTAGTTTATTAATTTCAAAAAGTTTCGTTGTCATATTGATGTTTTATAATAAATTAGATCAGTTTTTTTAGGATGCTGAATTTAAAAAGCTAAGACGAGAAAGGGAAGAAAAAGCACCATTAATTAAGAAATAGGTACTTATTAATTTTTATTAAAGACAATA is drawn from Marivirga arenosa and contains these coding sequences:
- a CDS encoding pyruvate carboxylase, whose product is MTTKLFEINKLLVANRGEIAIRVLRAASELRIRTVAVYTYEDRYSLHRYKADEAYQIGKDDDPLKPYLDIEEIISLAKNKGVDAIHPGYGFLSENVKLARRCREEGIIFVGPEPEVMNALGDKVRAKDIAIKANVPIIEDSKIELIDTETAVKEANRIGYPIMVKAAAGGGGRGMRVVQNESQLKTAFTDSKSEAGNAFGDDTIFLEKYIDHPKHIEVQIMGDNYGNIVHLFERDCSVQRRFQKVVEVAPSANLSQETKDKLYEYALAITREVNYNNVGTVEFLVDKDENIFFIEVNPRIQVEHTITEEITGVDIVRSQILIAKGHALKDPRIYIKDQSDVHCNGYAIQCRITTEDPENGFKPDYGTIIAYRNAGGFGIRIDEGSSYAGVNISPFFDSMLVKVSSHGRTLRGAAQRLHRALREFRIRGVKTNIGFLENVISHPTFYNGECNVKFIDENPDLFKITQKFDRGTKTLRFIADVSVNGHPDVKFKDENKKFRHPVIPDYDKYGTFPKGTKNLLTELGPEKFSEWLKKEKAIHYTDTTFRDAHQSLLATRMRGIDMMKVAEGYAKNNPEIFSMEVWGGATFDVCMRFLHENPWERLAKFRRAMPNILLQMLLRGSNAVGYKAYPDNLIEKFIEKSAETGIDVFRIFDSLNWLEAMKVSIKTVRDRTNSIAEASVCYTGDILDPNQDKYTLEYYVDFAKQLENEGAHIIAIKDMAGLLKPYAAKELISALKSEINLPIHLHTHDTSSVQSATYLQAIEAGVDVVDVALGSMSGLTSQPNFNSVASYMQGHEREQKINIKSLNDYSTYWEYVREYYYPFESGLKAGTAEIYDNEIPGGQYSNLRPQAEALGLGDKFETIKHNYALVNKMFGDLVKVTPSSKVVGDMALYMTANNLTPNDIFEKGHTLSFPDSVVDLFRGELGQPAGGFPQDLSKIILKGEKPFTDRPNKHLTPVDFDHELEEFKKKFDGHDDELDLIAYLLYPKVYEEFYKHQQKFGEVGYIPTLAFFYGMKNGEEILVEISEGKTIIIKLLYISEPNDEGLRTVSFELNGQTRRVKIKDNSAKVDKVTNQKVSNENEVGAPLQGKLASIKVKPGDEVTENTALFVIEAMKMESSITAPMAGVVKSVHLKAGDMVEQDDLVISLE